caacaacaataacagGTACAGTTTCATTTCTTCCACGTCCACAGACTATGAGCCAGAATGGTACGATGGGCAGCAAAATATTTCGATGCATATGCCATCGATAACTAATACGGAGGAAGCAAGTTGTCGTGATAAGTCCAATTTGGACATAAAGATTAAACAGCTGGAACTTGAAATAACGGAATTGAAGctacaaaatgaaaagctAGTTCACTCCATGACAACAAACAGATACATTGAAGAAAGGTTTATGTTAGAGGTTATGAAAGATCCTAGTATCCAGGCACAGAAGTCTCAAAGAGATATTGAGAGGAAAGTCAAACagttggaaaagaaattctttaacTGTAAAAAAGTTCTCAAGAAGTTGGCTGAATCTCCCACAGTAGTGGCCACCTCCACTTCAAAAACTGATGGAAATTCAGCAAGAATTCCGTGTCCAAAGACTAGATTGGCAAGAGTTTCTGTTTTGGacctaaaaaaaatcgaagaACAACCGGATTCTTCATCTGGAATTTCTTCCGAGGAAGATCATTTCGCGACTGACGATACAGATGCTAACGTTAACGAAGACCTGAAAAATGAGTTTGAAGAATCAATTTCTGCCCTTTCAACAACAGCTTCTGTGCAGAGCAAAGAGAGTAGGAAAGGATTTCAACTCAATATCCCCGTCCAAGtcgatgaagaggaaaaataaagccACAATAATTTATTTATACACTAACGGTTATGGTATATTAACGCTTATTGGCTCTTCGTATTTGGAGGTTATCCAATTACGCTTTTCCGATGTGTGTACTAATGCTATTACacaccttttcttttaaggCAACTTTTATTCAAATGCTACTGAgtgttgaagaaattgctCTTGGACTTTAATTTTTAGTCTCATGGTATCGGATGGTTTTGCTATCTGGGACAAGTTATTTATGTTaccatttgaaaagataCCCCGATTTTTTGAGCCAAATAGAAAATCCAGTTACGGTGTAACTGGTATTAAAAATACATATTTTTACATATTGCATTCAAGTTCATCTAATCTATACTTAAATACATCAATCAACAAAACCAcgataataatgacaatgaagTGTTCTCTGTTTATTTGATTATTGACACTTTTTCCCACGGGCcgaattttttatttccgAATTCCACCAAACTAGTATTGTATTTGATGGCGAGTGGATAAAAGCATGTGGAATTGAGTAAAGAAACCACGAAGGAGTATATATTAGCTGACAAGATCAAGGGCAATACATACTCTAATCATGTCTACATTATCTTCCACTACAGCGCCACGACCTAAACCTTGGGAGACTAGCGCGCCCTTAAATGAGCAGCAGCGTAATGCTCTGCCTTTGGAAGCGGTGATGGCTTCGACTCAGCAGAATTCTAGCCAGAgtgaaaacaacaacaacaacagcaacagcaacagcaacagcaacaacagcaatatTTCAAGCGAATCGCCCCCTGAAGTCTTACCGCGACCTACGGCGCTAAACTCTTCTAGTACGTACGGTGATGTAAATACGATGCCAGCAGCATACAGCAATAGCAGTTATGGCATGCCCTATGATAATAATGCGTATGGTGTGAACTCTATGTATGGAAATAGCATAGGTAGATATGGGTATGGGGGGTCGTACTATGGAAACAATTATGGATCCTTTTATGGTGGAGGATATGGTGCGGGAGCAGGTGCAGGTGCAGGATATGGAATGAACAATGGTAATGGACTAGGCGAGTCGACAAAAGCCACCTTTCAATTAATAGAAAGCCTGATAGGGGCTGTTACAGGGTTTGCTCAAATGCTAGAATCCACTTATATGGCGACACATAACTCGTTCTTCACCATGGTATCGGTGGCAGAACAGTTCGGTAATTTGAGGGAAATGTTAGGCTCATTTTTTGGTATCTTTGCTATAATGAAGTTTCTAAAGAAAGTACTCTATCATGCTACCAAGGGGAGGTTGGGAACACCGCCCAAAAAAGTCACAAGCTCTGAGGAAcataaaaacaaactaGTTGAGGATTTCCAGAAGTTCAATGACAATGATATAGTAGCTTCCAATGGCAAAGccacaagaagaaaaatatcgTGGAAGCca
This genomic window from Saccharomyces kudriavzevii IFO 1802 strain IFO1802 genome assembly, chromosome: 12 contains:
- the PEX13 gene encoding peroxin PEX13 (similar to Saccharomyces cerevisiae PEX13 (YLR191W); ancestral locus Anc_7.365) encodes the protein MSTLSSTTAPRPKPWETSAPLNEQQRNALPLEAVMASTQQNSSQSENNNNNSNSNSNSNNSNISSESPPEVLPRPTALNSSSTYGDVNTMPAAYSNSSYGMPYDNNAYGVNSMYGNSIGRYGYGGSYYGNNYGSFYGGGYGAGAGAGAGYGMNNGNGLGESTKATFQLIESLIGAVTGFAQMLESTYMATHNSFFTMVSVAEQFGNLREMLGSFFGIFAIMKFLKKVLYHATKGRLGTPPKKVTSSEEHKNKLVEDFQKFNDNDIVASNGKATRRKISWKPLLFFLMAVFGFPYLLNKFITKVQNSGAIQISKGSGSEPIDPSKLEFARALYDFVPENPQIEVALTKGDLMAILSKKDPIGKNSDWWKVRTKNGKIGYIPYNYIEIIKRRKKIEHINEEVSAH